A single genomic interval of Demequina sp. NBRC 110054 harbors:
- the rsgA gene encoding ribosome small subunit-dependent GTPase A, whose translation MARREYDESDARVRPSRRGSRPRSKIRPSHSDATPAVVTAIDRGRYTVELLEDADAPAGTVLTAVKARELGRRGLVIGDRVAVVGDTSGAEGTLVRLVRREERSTELRRTADDTDPTERVVVANADSLAIVTALADPEPNPRMIDRCLVAAFDAGMDAVLVLTKADLGSAAELRAAYEPLGVTVIETDARTGGSLAADPGFATLSDHVAGRDTVLVGYSGVGKSTLVNSLVPDADRAVGRVNDVTGRGRHTSTSAVRYGLPDGGHIVDTPGVRSFGLAHVDPDHFVAAFPDVAEAAAEHCPRACTHESAQAGCELDAWAGDDPARRARVDSIRRLLASRAAGDVR comes from the coding sequence GTGGCACGACGCGAGTACGACGAGTCCGACGCCCGGGTCCGCCCGAGCCGACGGGGATCGCGGCCGCGCTCGAAGATCCGCCCGAGCCATTCTGACGCGACGCCTGCCGTGGTCACCGCGATCGATCGCGGCCGCTACACGGTCGAGCTGCTCGAGGATGCCGACGCGCCCGCGGGCACGGTGCTCACCGCCGTCAAGGCGCGCGAGCTGGGGCGCCGTGGGCTCGTGATCGGAGACAGGGTCGCGGTGGTCGGCGACACCTCGGGCGCCGAGGGGACCCTCGTGCGGCTCGTGCGCCGCGAGGAGCGCTCGACCGAGCTCCGACGCACCGCCGACGACACCGATCCGACCGAGCGCGTGGTCGTCGCGAACGCGGACTCGCTCGCGATCGTCACCGCGCTTGCCGACCCCGAGCCCAACCCGCGCATGATCGACCGCTGCCTCGTGGCCGCGTTCGACGCGGGCATGGACGCCGTGCTCGTGCTCACCAAGGCCGATCTGGGCTCGGCCGCCGAGCTCCGGGCCGCGTATGAGCCGCTCGGCGTCACCGTGATCGAGACCGATGCCCGCACGGGAGGGTCGCTCGCGGCGGATCCCGGCTTCGCGACCCTGAGCGACCATGTCGCGGGCCGCGACACCGTGCTCGTCGGGTACTCCGGGGTGGGCAAGTCCACCCTGGTCAACTCGCTCGTGCCTGACGCCGACCGCGCCGTGGGGCGGGTCAACGACGTCACGGGCCGCGGGCGCCACACCTCGACCTCCGCGGTGAGGTACGGGCTGCCCGACGGGGGGCACATCGTCGACACCCCCGGCGTGCGGTCCTTCGGCCTCGCCCACGTGGACCCGGACCACTTCGTCGCCGCGTTCCCCGACGTCGCCGAGGCCGCCGCGGAGCACTGCCCTCGCGCCTGCACCCACGAGTCGGCGCAGGCGGGGTGCGAGCTCGACGCGTGGGCGGGTGACGATCCTGCGCGCCGCGCGAGGGTCGACTCGATCCGTCGGCTGCTCGCGTCGCGCGCGGCTGGCGACGTCCGCTGA
- a CDS encoding inositol monophosphatase family protein produces the protein MDPIGAYADDLRLALEVAAEVDALTVGNFASDQLTVELKPDDTPVTAVDRAAERLVRERLAQARPDDAFLGEEYGAVGDSTRQWVVDPIDGTKNYIREVPVWATLIALIDRGVPVVGVVSAPALGRRWYAAAGAGAWGESPTSGAHRLSVSSATTLAEASLSYSSLSGWEERGLLPSFLDLTRSLWRTRAYGDFWSYMMVAEGQVDAACEPELALHDMAALVPIVEEAGGRFTSLAGEPGPFGGDALATNGMLHDEVLRRLQA, from the coding sequence ATGGACCCGATCGGCGCATACGCGGACGACCTGCGCCTGGCGCTCGAGGTCGCCGCCGAGGTGGATGCCCTCACAGTCGGCAACTTCGCCTCCGACCAGCTCACCGTCGAGCTCAAGCCCGACGACACCCCCGTCACCGCCGTGGACCGCGCAGCGGAGCGGCTCGTGCGCGAGCGCCTCGCGCAGGCCCGCCCGGACGACGCGTTCCTCGGCGAGGAGTACGGCGCGGTGGGCGACAGCACCAGGCAATGGGTGGTCGACCCGATCGACGGCACCAAGAACTACATCCGCGAGGTCCCCGTGTGGGCGACGCTCATCGCGCTGATCGACCGCGGCGTGCCCGTGGTCGGCGTCGTGTCGGCCCCCGCGCTGGGCAGGCGCTGGTATGCGGCCGCCGGCGCAGGCGCCTGGGGCGAGTCACCGACCTCGGGAGCGCACCGACTGTCCGTCAGCTCGGCGACCACCCTCGCGGAGGCCTCCCTGTCGTACTCCTCGCTGTCGGGCTGGGAGGAGCGCGGCCTGCTGCCGTCGTTCCTGGACCTGACCCGCTCCCTGTGGCGCACCCGCGCGTACGGCGACTTCTGGAGCTACATGATGGTCGCCGAGGGCCAGGTCGACGCGGCGTGCGAGCCAGAGCTCGCACTGCACGACATGGCCGCGCTCGTGCCGATCGTCGAGGAGGCGGGCGGCCGCTTCACGTCGCTCGCGGGCGAGCCCGGCCCCTTCGGAGGCGACGCCCTCGCGACCAACGGCATGCTCCACGACGAGGTGCTGCGACGCCTTCAGGCCTGA
- a CDS encoding DUF6912 family protein → MRVYIPAKASQLSEIASGQWDPGDAFAVTESMLELAPQLDPDEVAEEVIHVAAMQAALELGSPLRVVVVADLPRADVRPNPEAHPAAVLLGDVIPRDAIACAFVDEPEAESDIAGALAGDESASDRLGERDLLWYDVSELASIALA, encoded by the coding sequence ATGCGCGTGTACATCCCCGCCAAGGCCAGCCAGCTGAGCGAGATCGCCTCCGGCCAGTGGGACCCGGGCGACGCCTTCGCCGTCACCGAGAGCATGCTCGAGCTCGCTCCTCAGCTCGATCCCGATGAGGTCGCCGAGGAGGTCATCCACGTCGCCGCGATGCAGGCGGCGCTCGAGCTGGGCTCCCCGCTGAGGGTCGTGGTCGTCGCCGACCTGCCCCGTGCGGACGTGCGGCCGAATCCCGAGGCGCATCCGGCCGCGGTGCTGCTCGGCGACGTGATCCCCCGCGACGCGATCGCGTGCGCGTTCGTCGACGAGCCGGAGGCCGAGTCCGACATCGCCGGTGCGCTCGCGGGAGACGAGTCCGCGAGCGACAGGCTCGGCGAGCGCGACCTGCTCTGGTACGACGTCAGCGAGCTCGCGTCGATCGCGCTCGCCTGA
- a CDS encoding helix-turn-helix domain-containing protein: MTQRFLTLAEVQEVLSISSPQAYSLVRTGELPAIQVGGRGQWRVESAELEAYIARQYEATRARIAAGHD, translated from the coding sequence ATGACCCAGCGGTTCCTCACCCTCGCCGAAGTGCAGGAGGTGCTCAGCATCTCCTCGCCTCAGGCGTACTCGCTGGTGAGGACCGGCGAGCTGCCCGCGATCCAGGTGGGCGGACGCGGCCAGTGGCGGGTCGAGTCCGCCGAGCTCGAGGCGTACATCGCACGCCAGTACGAGGCGACGCGCGCGAGGATCGCCGCGGGCCACGACTGA
- a CDS encoding LysM peptidoglycan-binding domain-containing protein gives MNRVTAASTVIAMPAAAWALGRLATDLAGEMGSPGAEVESLIAPAIVAIGAATCGYLAATAAIMLAAALTGTIPRWAAALAPRAWRRTVATAAGVSLTTGLAAPALAVDAGPVDTGPGWGVATHATVDAAPGWSIPHAAGAEAMAMSTDAIPGWLESPSANGPAEKPEDDSTAESPSTITVAAGDSLWDLTANLTGDDAAQVAAEWPLLYEANRTVIGDDPGVIEPGQVLVVPEELVR, from the coding sequence ATGAACCGAGTGACGGCGGCGTCCACCGTCATCGCCATGCCCGCCGCGGCATGGGCGCTCGGCCGCCTCGCGACCGACCTCGCTGGGGAGATGGGGTCACCCGGAGCGGAGGTCGAGTCGCTGATCGCGCCGGCCATCGTCGCGATCGGAGCAGCCACGTGCGGCTACCTCGCTGCGACGGCAGCGATCATGCTCGCGGCGGCGCTCACCGGGACGATCCCTCGATGGGCCGCCGCGCTCGCGCCGCGGGCCTGGCGGCGCACCGTGGCGACGGCCGCGGGCGTCTCCCTGACCACGGGACTTGCCGCGCCGGCCCTCGCGGTCGACGCGGGACCGGTTGACACGGGGCCAGGTTGGGGCGTGGCGACGCATGCGACCGTCGACGCGGCTCCCGGATGGAGCATCCCACACGCGGCGGGCGCCGAGGCGATGGCGATGTCCACCGACGCGATCCCGGGCTGGCTCGAGAGCCCGAGCGCGAACGGCCCGGCGGAGAAGCCGGAGGACGATTCCACCGCCGAGTCGCCCAGCACCATCACGGTCGCCGCGGGCGACTCGCTGTGGGACCTCACGGCGAACCTCACCGGAGACGACGCCGCTCAGGTCGCCGCGGAGTGGCCGCTGCTCTACGAGGCGAACCGCACGGTGATCGGCGATGACCCAGGAGTGATCGAGCCCGGCCAGGTGCTCGTGGTGCCTGAGGAGCTCGTCCGATGA
- a CDS encoding Rv3235 family protein, producing MSAEPIAAGTLSAAPGPGRILPAVAPAKPSPYARKRRPLGDPSPLACTLAKAALEAVHGAPTLDSLTRWADPKVVTALSKQQSLARRAGRTQDGPAQVVRARVCRVALGAAEVSVVARHGDRVHALAIRLEDRRGRWVATVIDVG from the coding sequence ATGAGCGCCGAGCCGATCGCGGCGGGCACGCTCTCCGCAGCGCCCGGGCCGGGGCGCATCCTGCCCGCGGTCGCACCAGCGAAGCCCTCTCCCTACGCACGCAAGCGGCGGCCCTTGGGAGACCCGTCCCCGCTCGCGTGCACGCTGGCGAAGGCGGCGCTCGAGGCCGTGCACGGTGCCCCGACTCTCGACTCGCTCACGCGTTGGGCCGACCCGAAGGTCGTCACGGCGCTCTCCAAGCAGCAGTCGCTCGCCCGCCGAGCGGGCCGGACGCAGGACGGACCGGCGCAGGTCGTCAGGGCCCGCGTGTGCCGCGTGGCCCTCGGGGCCGCCGAGGTCAGCGTCGTCGCCCGTCACGGCGACCGGGTGCATGCGCTCGCGATCCGACTCGAGGACCGACGCGGCCGCTGGGTCGCCACCGTCATCGACGTCGGCTGA
- the secA gene encoding preprotein translocase subunit SecA, giving the protein MGIFERVIRFGEGRQIRRLERVVSLTNALEEHYLEMTDDELKALTDDFKSRRAEGESLESLMPEAFAAVREAARRTLGLRHFDVQIMGGAALHGGNIAEMKTGEGKTLVATLPAYLNALDGEGVHVVTVNDYLASYQSDLMGRVFRFLGMETGCILSGQTPEQRREQYSADITYGTNNEFGFDYLRDNMALDSKQLVHRAFHYAIVDEVDSILIDEARTPLIISGPASGDNARWYVEFARIARELKVDEDYEVEEKKRVVGMLEPGIEKVEASLGIENLYDPANTPLIGFLNNAVKAKELFHRDREYVVQAGEVDIVDEHTGRLLKGRRYSEGLHQAIEAKEGVPIKAENQTYATITLQNYFRQYAKLSGMTGTAQTEAAELHATYGMGVIPIPTNKPMIRQDKADLLYKTEQAKFNALVDDILERNANGQPVLVGTVSVEKSEQLSKELRKRGITHNVLNAKQHEREASVVAEAGREGAVTVATNMAGRGTDIMLGGNPEFRAVQEMADRGLDPHEDPEGYEAAWDAVLEEQKAAVETEHDKVLAAGGLYVLGTERHESRRIDNQLRGRSGRQGDPGESRFYLSLEDELMRMFQSGIAAQMMNSTALPDDMPIESGVLTRGVRSAQAQIEGRNAEIRKNILKYDDVLNAQRTVIYDERRKVLDGEDLRDQIESFAADVVTEYVRAGTLIGAPDEWDLEALWKDLRTVYPVSLTIDEVVDEAGGIVGLSPDFLTRELVADARVQYDAVEKRIGPEIMRTVERQVLLQVLDAKWREHLYEMDYLKEGIGLRAMGQRDPLTEYQREGYGLFEAMTDGIKRQATQVLYRVERREPQAAEGSGPAVTPDSAAATASKAPEAAAKPAAAPAAGGPRRRVASSTGSTTGNNGGMQMTMSALTYSGPSEDGSAKVTKASGAKADTSGAAKKAESDGATFPGTPKNAQCPCGSGKKYKMCHGKNEA; this is encoded by the coding sequence GTGGGCATCTTCGAACGAGTCATCCGCTTCGGCGAGGGCCGGCAGATCCGGAGGCTCGAGCGGGTGGTGAGCCTCACCAACGCCCTCGAGGAGCACTACCTCGAGATGACGGACGACGAGCTCAAGGCGCTCACCGACGACTTCAAGTCCCGTCGCGCCGAGGGCGAGAGCCTCGAGTCCCTGATGCCGGAGGCCTTCGCGGCCGTCCGTGAGGCCGCACGCCGCACGCTGGGCCTGCGCCACTTCGACGTCCAGATCATGGGTGGCGCCGCGCTGCACGGCGGCAACATCGCAGAGATGAAGACCGGTGAGGGAAAGACCCTCGTCGCGACGCTCCCCGCATATCTGAACGCCCTCGACGGCGAGGGCGTCCACGTCGTCACGGTGAACGACTACCTCGCGAGCTATCAGTCCGACCTGATGGGGCGCGTCTTCCGCTTCCTCGGGATGGAGACCGGCTGCATCCTGTCGGGTCAGACGCCCGAGCAGCGCCGCGAGCAGTACTCCGCGGACATCACCTACGGCACCAACAACGAGTTCGGCTTCGACTACCTGCGCGACAACATGGCGCTCGACTCGAAGCAGCTCGTGCACCGCGCCTTCCACTACGCGATCGTCGACGAGGTCGACTCGATCCTTATCGACGAGGCGCGCACGCCGCTCATCATCTCGGGCCCCGCGTCGGGCGACAACGCCCGCTGGTACGTCGAGTTCGCGCGCATCGCCCGCGAGCTCAAGGTCGACGAGGACTACGAGGTCGAGGAGAAGAAGCGCGTCGTCGGCATGCTCGAGCCCGGCATCGAGAAGGTCGAGGCCTCGCTCGGGATCGAGAACCTGTACGACCCCGCGAACACGCCGCTGATCGGCTTCCTCAACAACGCGGTCAAGGCGAAGGAGCTGTTCCACCGCGACCGCGAGTACGTGGTCCAGGCGGGAGAGGTCGACATCGTCGACGAGCACACCGGCCGCCTGCTCAAGGGCCGCCGCTACTCCGAGGGCCTCCACCAGGCGATCGAGGCCAAGGAGGGCGTCCCGATCAAGGCGGAGAACCAGACCTACGCCACGATCACGCTGCAGAACTACTTCCGCCAGTACGCGAAGCTGTCGGGCATGACGGGTACCGCCCAGACCGAGGCGGCGGAGCTCCACGCCACCTACGGCATGGGTGTGATCCCGATCCCGACCAACAAGCCGATGATCCGTCAGGACAAGGCCGACCTGCTCTACAAGACCGAGCAGGCGAAGTTCAACGCGCTCGTCGACGACATCCTCGAACGCAACGCGAACGGTCAGCCCGTGCTCGTCGGCACCGTCTCCGTGGAGAAGTCCGAGCAGCTGAGCAAGGAGCTCCGCAAGCGCGGCATCACCCACAACGTCCTGAACGCCAAGCAGCACGAGCGCGAGGCCTCCGTCGTCGCCGAGGCGGGCCGCGAGGGCGCCGTCACGGTCGCGACGAACATGGCCGGTCGAGGCACCGACATCATGCTCGGAGGCAACCCCGAGTTCCGTGCGGTGCAGGAGATGGCCGATCGCGGTCTCGACCCCCACGAGGACCCGGAGGGCTACGAGGCGGCGTGGGACGCGGTGCTCGAGGAGCAGAAGGCCGCGGTGGAGACCGAGCACGACAAGGTGCTCGCCGCCGGCGGACTGTACGTGCTCGGCACCGAGCGGCACGAGTCCCGCCGCATCGACAACCAGCTGCGCGGCCGCTCGGGACGCCAGGGCGACCCGGGCGAGTCCCGGTTCTACCTCTCCCTTGAGGACGAGCTGATGCGGATGTTCCAGTCGGGCATCGCGGCGCAGATGATGAACTCGACGGCGCTGCCCGACGACATGCCGATCGAGTCGGGCGTGCTCACGCGAGGCGTCCGGTCCGCGCAGGCACAGATCGAGGGTCGCAACGCCGAGATCCGCAAGAACATCCTCAAGTACGACGACGTCCTCAACGCGCAGCGCACGGTGATCTACGACGAGCGCCGCAAGGTGCTCGACGGCGAGGACCTCCGCGACCAGATCGAGAGCTTCGCCGCAGACGTGGTGACGGAGTACGTCCGGGCGGGCACGCTCATCGGTGCGCCCGACGAGTGGGACCTCGAGGCGCTGTGGAAGGACCTGCGCACGGTCTACCCCGTGTCGCTTACGATCGACGAGGTCGTCGACGAGGCGGGCGGGATCGTCGGACTCTCACCCGACTTCCTGACCCGCGAGCTGGTCGCCGACGCGCGCGTGCAGTACGACGCGGTCGAGAAGCGCATCGGACCGGAGATCATGCGCACCGTCGAGCGTCAGGTGCTGCTCCAGGTCCTCGATGCCAAGTGGCGCGAGCACCTCTACGAGATGGACTACCTCAAGGAGGGAATCGGCCTGCGCGCGATGGGCCAGCGCGACCCGCTGACCGAGTACCAGCGAGAGGGCTACGGGCTCTTCGAGGCGATGACCGACGGCATCAAGCGCCAGGCCACGCAGGTGCTGTACCGCGTCGAGCGTCGCGAGCCCCAGGCGGCCGAGGGCTCCGGCCCCGCCGTGACGCCGGACTCCGCGGCCGCTACCGCCTCCAAGGCGCCCGAGGCCGCCGCGAAGCCCGCCGCGGCTCCCGCAGCGGGTGGCCCGCGCCGTCGCGTCGCGTCCTCGACCGGCTCGACGACGGGCAACAACGGTGGGATGCAGATGACGATGTCGGCGCTGACCTACTCGGGCCCGTCTGAGGATGGTTCGGCGAAGGTCACCAAGGCATCGGGTGCGAAGGCCGACACCTCGGGGGCCGCGAAGAAGGCGGAGTCCGACGGCGCGACCTTCCCGGGTACCCCGAAGAACGCGCAGTGCCCGTGCGGGTCGGGCAAGAAGTACAAGATGTGCCACGGCAAGAACGAGGCGTGA
- the hpf gene encoding ribosome hibernation-promoting factor, HPF/YfiA family — protein sequence MDIAITGRHTKVADDLRERIIEKMEKVEALAPRATRVDVHVVHERNPKRADDKERVEITVRGRGVVRAEASAMDRHAAFDAASARLLEQLRRLHERKAHRHQATPSLHSVAAEPALAPVGDGSAPHAASSVEPWEGAPDDATREVPIDGTPILIRSKTHAAVPMTVAEAIDQMELVGHDFYLFLDAESGLPSAVYRRRGWTYGVIHLSEQGHAEIPERESA from the coding sequence ATGGACATCGCCATCACAGGACGCCACACCAAGGTCGCCGACGATCTGCGCGAGCGGATCATCGAGAAGATGGAGAAGGTCGAGGCCCTTGCGCCGCGCGCGACGCGAGTGGATGTCCACGTGGTCCACGAACGCAATCCCAAGCGTGCGGACGACAAGGAACGCGTCGAGATCACGGTGCGCGGCAGGGGAGTCGTGAGGGCCGAGGCCTCCGCGATGGACCGCCACGCCGCCTTCGACGCCGCGTCCGCGCGCCTGCTCGAGCAGCTGCGACGGCTCCATGAGCGCAAGGCCCACCGCCACCAGGCGACGCCGAGCCTGCACTCCGTCGCCGCCGAGCCCGCTCTCGCCCCCGTGGGCGACGGGTCCGCGCCGCACGCCGCCTCGAGCGTCGAGCCGTGGGAGGGCGCCCCGGACGACGCGACTCGCGAGGTGCCGATCGACGGCACGCCGATCCTGATCCGGTCCAAGACTCACGCCGCAGTCCCGATGACGGTCGCCGAGGCGATCGATCAGATGGAGCTCGTCGGCCACGACTTCTACCTCTTCCTCGACGCCGAGTCCGGGCTTCCGAGTGCCGTCTACCGACGCCGGGGCTGGACGTACGGGGTCATCCACCTCAGCGAGCAGGGACACGCGGAGATCCCTGAGCGAGAGAGCGCCTGA
- a CDS encoding ComF family protein — protein sequence MARVLRAVARAVVPVACPGCGREDVRCCDSCAALWWEPVWRAEPDAARLDVHGRAALPVWVAAPLVGPAHGMVAAWKDGGRRDLDGFFADVAYRAGAQIAPHLVELGRKVRVVPAPARAASTRRRGVNLPLALARAVAEGLIAGGMQCEVVSALAIGAGEQRGGSAIDRWRGMRRAVRVTVAPDPGRPVLLVDDVVTTGATLAACAAALEGRGSPVVGAVGLAAVGRVAGDADPGLR from the coding sequence GTGGCACGCGTGCTGAGGGCGGTCGCGAGGGCCGTCGTCCCCGTCGCATGCCCCGGCTGCGGCCGTGAGGACGTGCGCTGCTGCGACTCGTGCGCCGCGCTGTGGTGGGAGCCGGTCTGGCGCGCGGAGCCCGATGCCGCACGCCTCGACGTGCACGGTCGTGCCGCCCTTCCCGTGTGGGTCGCCGCCCCGCTCGTCGGACCCGCGCACGGCATGGTGGCCGCCTGGAAGGACGGTGGACGGCGCGACCTCGACGGCTTCTTCGCGGACGTCGCGTACCGCGCGGGGGCTCAGATCGCGCCGCACCTCGTGGAGCTCGGTCGCAAGGTGCGCGTCGTCCCCGCTCCCGCGCGGGCGGCGAGCACCCGGCGCCGCGGTGTGAATCTTCCCCTGGCGCTCGCGCGGGCGGTCGCGGAGGGCCTCATCGCGGGAGGAATGCAGTGCGAGGTCGTCTCGGCGCTCGCGATCGGGGCGGGAGAGCAACGCGGCGGATCCGCGATCGACAGGTGGCGCGGCATGCGTCGCGCGGTCCGCGTGACGGTGGCTCCGGACCCGGGCAGGCCCGTGCTCCTGGTCGACGATGTGGTTACCACGGGGGCCACCCTCGCGGCCTGCGCGGCCGCGCTCGAGGGCCGCGGATCGCCGGTCGTCGGAGCCGTCGGACTCGCCGCGGTCGGGCGTGTGGCGGGGGACGCCGATCCGGGGCTAAGGTGA
- a CDS encoding LpqB family beta-propeller domain-containing protein → MRTRLAAAIAAIAVLAGCASIPDSGPVQEGVTNAPEEDTILPLAEGPTAGASQEAIVNGFLRALPQGFNSDFSVAREYLTADASRDWDPSASITVFGSGALTPEWNADGTTAAYTVPVAATIDGDGRLVEAAEGAVTTLDFTLVQDDGEWRIDGLQDGAVLAEANFESLFRRVGLVFATVDGTTEVIESRWFPRQNVATRAASELVLGPSAWLSDAVLSGFSASASLEVASVVVTDGVAAVLLASDSATAEAQDGLAVVQMQRTLSALPDVTSVEVTVGGVPVAAEGYALEASEVPSDVAAAIVGSRLGLWDGTDLKVTPDDAGALPDRAHGLALSYSGEQAAFLVGRSRLVVTDALAGGIESLVAVPEGDAEPAGRLATETIVEAQGLVDPSYDAEGWLWTAEANGGSVIAFPAEDGSGGEVVLDAEWLKARRIEAIAVSRDGARLLVASTVAGQPVLEVTGLVRDESGTPVALTEPLQIGVSSSAATEVAWIDSTTVAALGVSVDGGSTPMWVSTVGGFTEAMTAPADASSLTARSGTTSITLIDPGSGAQARSGTGWTLVVPDVDELAYAG, encoded by the coding sequence ATGAGGACAAGGCTGGCGGCGGCGATCGCCGCGATCGCCGTGCTGGCGGGCTGTGCGTCCATCCCCGACTCGGGCCCGGTGCAGGAGGGCGTGACGAACGCCCCGGAGGAGGACACCATCCTTCCGCTCGCCGAGGGGCCGACCGCCGGGGCGTCGCAGGAGGCGATCGTCAACGGCTTCCTGCGCGCCCTGCCGCAGGGCTTCAACTCCGATTTCTCCGTCGCCCGCGAGTACCTCACCGCGGACGCCAGCCGCGACTGGGACCCCTCCGCGAGCATCACGGTGTTCGGCTCGGGCGCGCTCACGCCCGAGTGGAACGCGGACGGCACGACGGCCGCGTACACCGTGCCGGTGGCAGCGACGATCGACGGCGACGGACGGCTCGTCGAGGCCGCCGAGGGAGCGGTGACCACGCTCGACTTCACGCTGGTCCAGGACGACGGCGAGTGGCGCATCGACGGGCTCCAGGACGGGGCCGTCCTCGCGGAGGCGAACTTCGAGAGCCTGTTCCGTCGCGTCGGCCTCGTATTCGCGACGGTCGACGGCACGACCGAGGTGATCGAGAGCCGCTGGTTCCCCCGGCAGAACGTCGCGACGCGTGCCGCCTCGGAGCTCGTGCTGGGGCCCTCGGCATGGCTGTCGGACGCGGTGCTGTCGGGCTTCTCCGCGAGCGCCTCGCTCGAGGTGGCCTCGGTGGTCGTCACCGACGGAGTCGCCGCCGTGCTGCTCGCGTCCGACTCGGCCACGGCCGAAGCGCAGGACGGGCTCGCCGTGGTGCAGATGCAGCGCACGCTGTCGGCGCTGCCCGACGTGACGTCCGTCGAGGTGACCGTCGGCGGCGTGCCGGTCGCAGCCGAGGGCTACGCGCTCGAGGCGTCCGAGGTCCCTTCCGACGTCGCGGCGGCCATCGTCGGCTCGCGGCTCGGACTGTGGGACGGCACCGACCTCAAGGTCACGCCGGACGATGCGGGCGCCCTTCCCGACAGGGCCCATGGGCTCGCGCTGTCCTACTCGGGAGAGCAGGCGGCGTTCCTCGTGGGCAGGTCCCGCCTGGTGGTGACGGACGCCCTCGCGGGCGGCATCGAGTCACTGGTCGCGGTGCCCGAGGGAGACGCCGAGCCCGCGGGCCGGCTCGCCACGGAGACGATCGTCGAGGCCCAGGGCCTCGTGGATCCCTCGTACGACGCCGAGGGATGGCTCTGGACCGCCGAGGCGAACGGCGGCTCCGTCATCGCGTTCCCGGCGGAGGACGGCTCGGGCGGCGAGGTCGTCCTCGATGCCGAGTGGCTGAAGGCGCGCCGCATCGAGGCGATCGCCGTCTCCCGTGACGGCGCGCGGCTGCTCGTCGCGTCGACGGTCGCGGGGCAGCCGGTGCTCGAGGTGACCGGTCTCGTGCGTGACGAGTCCGGGACCCCTGTCGCGCTGACCGAGCCTCTCCAAATCGGGGTCTCGTCGAGCGCCGCGACGGAGGTCGCGTGGATCGACTCGACGACGGTCGCCGCGCTCGGCGTGAGCGTCGACGGCGGCTCGACCCCGATGTGGGTGTCGACGGTCGGGGGCTTCACCGAGGCGATGACGGCTCCCGCGGACGCATCCTCGCTCACGGCGCGCAGCGGAACCACCTCGATCACCCTGATCGATCCGGGGTCCGGCGCTCAGGCTCGATCGGGCACGGGGTGGACCCTGGTCGTGCCCGACGTCGACGAGCTCGCCTACGCGGGCTGA